In Deltaproteobacteria bacterium, one DNA window encodes the following:
- a CDS encoding serine hydrolase, translating into MTFDLAERALDDAVGQRVFPGAVLLVREGEQVYHRAFGNRSLDPEVAPMAADTVFDLSSLTKPFATTIAIQMLIAEGKLRLDDRVSRFFHNFGVYGKTHITFRHLLNHSSGLPAWQPYYKEIIQTERKGGKINFISSPGAKAYVYQSIHRERLAAPPGTRAVYSDLGFILLGEVIEEISGMSLDRFCHQRIYRPLGLRSLAFVDLWLLRSRKLEPIAEMIAPTERCPWRKKVLCGEVHDDNSYAMGGVAGHAGLFGSARDLDTLVCRLRQGYHGTNEWLPRDLLREFWTRDASVPESTWALGWDTPSARDSSAGALFNRHAVGHLGFTGTSVWIDLDRDRHIILLTNRVHPSRDNDAIRQFRPLIHDLIVKALQ; encoded by the coding sequence ATGACCTTCGACCTGGCGGAACGCGCCCTCGACGACGCCGTCGGGCAGCGCGTGTTTCCCGGCGCGGTTCTGTTAGTGCGTGAGGGCGAACAGGTCTATCACCGTGCCTTCGGCAACCGCAGCCTCGACCCCGAGGTCGCGCCGATGGCAGCAGACACCGTCTTCGATCTCTCGTCACTGACCAAACCGTTCGCCACGACCATCGCAATCCAGATGCTGATCGCGGAAGGCAAGCTGCGCCTTGACGACCGGGTGTCGCGCTTCTTCCACAACTTCGGCGTCTACGGAAAGACCCACATCACCTTCCGTCACCTGCTCAACCACAGCTCGGGGCTGCCGGCCTGGCAGCCCTACTACAAGGAGATCATTCAAACCGAGCGCAAGGGCGGCAAGATCAATTTCATCAGCAGCCCGGGCGCCAAGGCGTACGTCTATCAATCGATTCATCGCGAGCGGCTCGCCGCACCACCCGGCACGCGGGCGGTCTACAGCGATCTCGGCTTCATACTGCTGGGCGAAGTGATTGAAGAGATCAGCGGCATGAGCCTCGATCGCTTCTGCCACCAACGTATCTACCGCCCGCTCGGATTGCGCTCCCTTGCCTTCGTCGATCTCTGGCTGTTGCGTTCGCGCAAGTTGGAGCCAATCGCCGAAATGATCGCGCCGACCGAGCGCTGCCCGTGGCGCAAGAAGGTTCTCTGCGGCGAGGTGCACGACGACAACTCGTATGCGATGGGCGGCGTCGCCGGCCACGCCGGCTTGTTCGGCTCGGCGCGCGATCTCGATACGCTGGTCTGCCGCCTGCGCCAGGGTTACCACGGCACGAATGAATGGCTCCCGCGTGATCTGCTGCGCGAGTTTTGGACGCGCGATGCGAGCGTCCCCGAGTCGACGTGGGCACTCGGTTGGGACACGCCGAGCGCACGCGACTCCAGCGCGGGCGCGCTGTTCAATCGCCATGCGGTCGGCCACCTCGGTTTCACCGGCACGTCGGTGTGGATCGACCTCGACCGCGACCGCCACATCATCCTGCTCACCAACCGCGTTCATCCCAGCCGCGACAACGATGCCATCCGGCAGTTTCGGCCGCTCATCCATGATCTGATAGTGAAAGCCTTGCAATGA
- a CDS encoding UDP-N-acetylmuramate:L-alanyl-gamma-D-glutamyl-meso-diaminopimelate ligase, with protein sequence MTQRDSGTIAIGDIRHVHLIAICGVAMAALAGMLRQRGYAVTGSDENVYPPMSTLLQRWGIPIRAGFRAENLADRPDAVVVGNKVSRDNPEVQALLASAIPYLSLPQALHDFFLAGKRPSVIAGTHGKTTSTAMLAWVLEAAGRDPSMMVGGEAKNFAGNFKLGGGADFVIEGDEYDTAFFDKGPKFLHYAPQALILTAVEFDHADIYRDLDHVKSAFRKLIDILPAGAPLIVAADFPHAIEVAQRDGFQPETFGVGDSAQWRVTNLHAANGESVFDITHDGAIECTATLRVPGAINARNALGVYVLARRLGLRSDEILPGLRTFAGVARRQEVVGEFGGATLIDDFAHHPTAVAGTLAALRQHYPGRRLWAVFEPRSNTSRRKMFQREYVEAFTAADRVIIGGVFQKQTDAVGAEELFSPEQLARDLNARGVEARAFGEIDVIVAALVRNVRPGDVIVLMSNGGFGGLREKLVAALPARRA encoded by the coding sequence ATGACTCAGCGAGACAGCGGAACGATCGCCATTGGCGATATCCGTCACGTCCATCTCATCGCGATCTGCGGCGTCGCGATGGCGGCGTTGGCCGGCATGCTGAGGCAACGCGGCTATGCGGTGACCGGCTCGGACGAGAATGTCTATCCACCGATGAGCACGTTACTCCAACGCTGGGGGATTCCGATTCGCGCCGGTTTCCGCGCGGAGAACTTGGCCGATCGACCGGATGCCGTCGTCGTCGGCAACAAGGTCTCGCGCGACAACCCGGAGGTGCAGGCGCTGCTTGCCAGCGCGATTCCCTACTTGTCCCTGCCGCAGGCGCTGCACGATTTCTTTCTCGCCGGCAAGCGCCCGAGTGTGATCGCAGGCACGCACGGCAAGACCACCTCCACGGCGATGCTGGCCTGGGTGCTCGAAGCGGCGGGACGCGATCCCAGCATGATGGTCGGCGGCGAGGCGAAAAACTTCGCCGGCAATTTCAAACTCGGCGGCGGCGCCGACTTCGTGATCGAAGGCGATGAATACGACACCGCGTTCTTCGACAAGGGTCCAAAATTTCTCCACTACGCGCCGCAGGCGCTGATCCTGACCGCGGTCGAGTTCGATCACGCCGACATCTATCGCGATCTCGATCATGTGAAGTCGGCGTTTCGCAAGCTAATCGACATCTTGCCCGCCGGCGCTCCGCTGATTGTGGCGGCCGATTTCCCGCACGCGATCGAAGTGGCGCAACGCGACGGATTTCAGCCGGAGACGTTCGGCGTCGGCGATTCCGCGCAGTGGCGCGTGACCAACCTACACGCGGCCAACGGCGAATCGGTCTTCGACATCACGCACGACGGGGCGATCGAGTGCACCGCCACGCTGCGTGTGCCGGGCGCCATCAACGCGCGCAACGCGCTGGGCGTGTACGTGCTGGCGCGCCGGCTCGGCTTGCGCAGCGACGAGATCCTTCCCGGGTTGCGAACCTTCGCCGGAGTTGCGCGGCGGCAAGAAGTGGTTGGAGAGTTTGGCGGCGCGACACTCATCGACGACTTCGCGCATCATCCGACCGCGGTCGCCGGCACGCTGGCGGCGCTTCGCCAGCACTATCCCGGCCGCCGACTGTGGGCGGTGTTCGAGCCGCGCTCCAACACCAGCCGCCGTAAAATGTTCCAGCGCGAGTATGTCGAGGCCTTCACTGCCGCCGATCGCGTGATCATCGGCGGCGTGTTCCAGAAGCAAACCGATGCGGTCGGTGCCGAGGAACTCTTTTCGCCCGAGCAGCTCGCCCGCGATCTCAACGCCCGCGGCGTCGAAGCGCGGGCGTTCGGCGAGATCGACGTCATCGTTGCCGCCCTCGTCCGCAACGTGCGGCCCGGCGACGTGATCGTGTTGATGTCGAACGGCGGCTTCGGCGGGTTGCGCGAGAAGCTCGTCGCCGCCCTGCCCGCGCGCCGCGCCTAG
- a CDS encoding acetyl-CoA acetyltransferase gives MENALKNRVAIVGAGCTKFGELYEMSAEQLICDAAFEALADARIEPQRIEAAWVGTQMSPFAGDGLGDALQLHDIPITRVQNYCASGMDAFRNACLAVAAGMYDVVLALGFEKMRDGGHHRPARVHPVIDQGERAPHIFALAANRYFKRYGASKTTLAKVAQKNHHHGTLSPKAHLRMEVSEETVLKAPLIYSPLGLFDCCPTTDGAAAVVVCRADMAKQFRADPVYVKGVGLAVVSGQPYYKPSFDYLSFPATRRAAASAYEQAGVTPADIDFAEVHDCFTITEIINYEDLGFCGRGEGGRFVEEGRATLGGELPVNPSGGLKSFGHPIGATGVRMLYELTHQLQGRAGARQVKGAELGLAHNLGGPAAVSCVSILGNSL, from the coding sequence ATGGAGAATGCACTGAAGAACCGCGTCGCCATCGTCGGTGCCGGGTGCACCAAGTTCGGCGAGCTGTACGAGATGAGCGCCGAGCAACTGATCTGCGACGCGGCGTTCGAAGCGCTCGCCGATGCGCGGATCGAACCGCAGCGGATTGAGGCGGCCTGGGTGGGGACCCAGATGTCGCCGTTTGCCGGCGACGGTCTCGGCGATGCGCTGCAACTGCACGACATCCCGATCACGCGCGTGCAGAACTACTGCGCGTCCGGAATGGACGCCTTCCGCAACGCCTGCCTCGCGGTGGCCGCCGGCATGTACGACGTTGTGCTGGCACTGGGTTTCGAGAAGATGCGCGACGGCGGCCATCACCGGCCGGCGCGCGTGCATCCGGTGATCGATCAGGGCGAACGCGCGCCGCACATCTTCGCGCTGGCCGCCAATCGCTACTTCAAACGCTACGGGGCTTCGAAGACGACGCTGGCGAAAGTGGCGCAGAAGAATCATCACCACGGCACGCTCAGCCCCAAGGCCCATCTGCGCATGGAGGTGAGCGAGGAAACCGTGCTCAAGGCGCCGCTGATCTACAGCCCGCTCGGTCTGTTCGACTGTTGCCCCACCACCGATGGCGCGGCTGCGGTCGTTGTCTGTCGTGCCGACATGGCGAAACAATTTCGAGCCGATCCGGTGTACGTCAAGGGCGTCGGTCTGGCGGTAGTATCGGGCCAGCCGTACTACAAGCCGAGCTTCGACTACTTGAGCTTTCCCGCCACCCGGCGCGCCGCAGCGAGCGCCTACGAACAAGCCGGCGTGACGCCGGCGGACATCGACTTCGCGGAAGTCCACGATTGCTTCACCATCACCGAGATCATCAACTACGAAGACCTTGGTTTCTGCGGACGCGGCGAAGGTGGGCGCTTTGTCGAAGAGGGCCGGGCGACACTCGGCGGCGAGTTGCCGGTGAATCCCAGCGGTGGATTGAAGTCCTTCGGTCATCCCATCGGCGCCACCGGCGTGCGGATGCTCTACGAGCTGACCCACCAACTGCAAGGCCGCGCCGGTGCGCGCCAGGTAAAGGGCGCCGAGCTTGGCCTGGCTCACAACCTCGGCGGTCCCGCGGCCGTGTCGTGCGTGAGCATTCTCGGTAACAGCTTGTGA
- the egtD gene encoding L-histidine N(alpha)-methyltransferase, which produces MQIEVHLEPTQRATLAVDVRRGLTAAQKSVPPKYFYDDHGARLFDAICDLPEYYLTRTEQALLERVAAEIIVLARPTDLVEFGSGASRKTRVLLDALTRVTRDPRYIPMDVSEGMLRRSAHALLAEYPSLAIHAVVGDYERHLARLPRGERRLVAFLGSTIGNFTPIEADEFLGRVAAQLVPGEHFLLGVDLAKDHAVLHAAYNDAAGVTAEFNRNMLRVINRTLGADFDPAAFDHVAFFNPEASQVEMHLRAQRAHAVRIAALDLEVSFRSGETIHTEISRKFSRAATEAMLCRAGFEPLRWFEPTNRYFGLVLGRR; this is translated from the coding sequence TTGCAGATCGAGGTCCACCTCGAACCCACGCAACGGGCGACGCTTGCGGTCGATGTACGCCGTGGTCTCACTGCGGCGCAGAAAAGCGTGCCGCCGAAGTATTTCTACGATGACCACGGTGCGCGGCTGTTCGATGCCATCTGCGATCTGCCCGAGTACTATCTGACCCGTACCGAGCAAGCGTTGCTGGAACGGGTCGCCGCCGAGATCATCGTCCTGGCGCGGCCGACCGATCTGGTCGAGTTCGGCAGTGGCGCGTCGCGCAAGACCCGTGTCTTGCTCGACGCCCTCACTCGCGTCACGCGTGACCCGCGCTACATCCCGATGGACGTGAGCGAGGGCATGCTGCGTCGCAGTGCCCACGCATTGCTCGCGGAGTATCCGTCGCTGGCGATTCACGCCGTCGTTGGTGACTACGAGCGCCATCTCGCGCGCTTGCCGCGCGGCGAGCGCCGGCTGGTCGCGTTCCTCGGCAGCACGATCGGTAACTTCACACCCATCGAGGCGGATGAATTTCTTGGCCGGGTAGCCGCGCAGCTCGTTCCCGGCGAGCACTTCTTGCTCGGTGTCGATCTGGCGAAGGACCACGCGGTGTTGCACGCCGCCTACAACGACGCCGCCGGTGTCACCGCCGAGTTCAATCGCAACATGCTGCGGGTGATCAATCGCACGTTGGGCGCCGACTTCGACCCCGCCGCCTTCGATCACGTCGCGTTCTTCAACCCCGAGGCGTCGCAGGTCGAAATGCACTTGCGGGCGCAACGCGCGCACGCCGTGCGCATCGCCGCGCTCGACCTCGAGGTGTCGTTCCGCAGCGGTGAGACGATTCATACCGAGATCAGTCGCAAATTCTCCCGTGCCGCAACCGAGGCGATGCTGTGTCGCGCCGGCTTCGAACCGCTGCGTTGGTTCGAGCCCACGAACCGCTACTTCGGGCTCGTGCTCGGGCGGCGGTGA
- the egtC gene encoding ergothioneine biosynthesis protein EgtC codes for MEYIGQRIPLRRLIEEPEHSLVVQSYRPREMRSGVVNADGFGVGWYQPEVEDTPGVFTSEMPIWSDANLPQLGRKIQSSCVFAAVRSATPGMPYGQAHTQPFAYGRYLFMHNGYITGFRERIMRRLRERLRDEYYTAIKGGSDSEHLFALLLEQLPPDTHGAAAMSDALSRTLGLLHDWTRELHLDALLNLAITDGEAIVTCRYSTTDYAPSLYVARADPFFPKAVVVASEPLFANGQWEEVEAGTMLSVDTSLRITCSSLDLD; via the coding sequence GTGGAATACATCGGGCAGAGAATTCCCCTTCGTCGTCTGATCGAAGAACCGGAGCACTCGCTCGTCGTGCAAAGTTATCGGCCGCGCGAGATGCGCTCCGGCGTGGTCAACGCCGACGGCTTCGGCGTCGGCTGGTATCAACCCGAGGTCGAGGACACGCCCGGTGTGTTCACCAGCGAGATGCCGATCTGGAGCGACGCCAACCTGCCGCAGCTCGGCCGCAAGATTCAATCGAGCTGCGTCTTCGCGGCGGTGCGCAGCGCCACGCCCGGCATGCCGTACGGCCAAGCGCATACGCAGCCGTTTGCGTACGGGCGCTATCTGTTCATGCACAACGGCTACATCACCGGCTTCCGCGAACGCATCATGCGGCGGCTGCGCGAGCGCTTGCGCGACGAGTACTACACCGCGATCAAGGGCGGCAGCGATTCGGAACACCTCTTCGCGCTGCTGCTTGAACAATTGCCGCCCGACACGCACGGTGCCGCGGCGATGAGTGACGCGCTCAGCCGCACACTCGGGCTGCTGCACGACTGGACGCGCGAACTGCACCTCGACGCACTCTTGAACTTGGCTATCACCGACGGCGAAGCGATCGTCACCTGCCGCTACTCGACGACCGACTACGCGCCCTCGCTGTACGTCGCTCGCGCCGACCCGTTTTTCCCGAAGGCGGTGGTCGTCGCGTCCGAGCCACTGTTCGCCAACGGACAGTGGGAAGAGGTAGAGGCTGGCACGATGCTGAGCGTCGACACGAGTCTCCGGATCACATGCAGCTCGCTGGACCTCGATTGA
- the egtB gene encoding ergothioneine biosynthesis protein EgtB, producing the protein MQLAGPRLSETLRARFDAARAGTLRLLELVDDDAFTAQPDPDFSPIGWHVGHIATFEAYWLLEQCQGNASLPPEYRQLFSPLETPKSQRRQLPPRPTIMAWLAAVRQRVLRYLDAVTLDSNHHLLRDGRVFRTVLQHEYQHSETITLVLQMCDRKSAAQPALLVPGEAGDTPMVRVPGGAFVMGRDKLDDWYDNEVPAHRVNVADFLIDITPVTNAQFLSFIAAGGYDSPTWWSADGWTWRCAHTIHAPRYWQRDDAGWCTAGFFSDGVLRPDHPLMCISWYEADAYARWAGKRLPTEAEWEKAAAWNPRSGAARSYAWGEEPPDSSHCNSERAFGTTTAVGRFDARSPSGCCDMNGNVWEWTATPFAPFPDFAAYPYDGYSQPYFDGQHLVLRGGSWASRGSIVRNTFRNWYAPATRAVFAGFRCARDA; encoded by the coding sequence ATGCAGCTCGCTGGACCTCGATTGAGCGAGACGCTGCGCGCGCGGTTCGACGCTGCGCGCGCCGGTACGCTGCGGTTGCTCGAACTCGTCGACGACGACGCGTTCACCGCGCAGCCCGATCCCGACTTCAGCCCCATCGGCTGGCACGTCGGACACATCGCAACCTTCGAAGCCTACTGGTTACTCGAACAGTGCCAGGGCAACGCGAGCCTTCCACCCGAGTACCGTCAACTCTTCTCGCCGCTCGAAACGCCGAAGTCGCAACGCCGCCAGTTGCCGCCACGTCCAACCATCATGGCGTGGCTCGCCGCCGTGCGGCAGCGCGTGCTGCGGTACCTCGATGCAGTTACTCTCGACTCGAATCACCATCTGCTGCGTGACGGCCGTGTCTTTCGCACCGTCCTACAGCACGAGTACCAACACAGCGAGACCATCACGCTGGTGTTGCAGATGTGTGATCGCAAATCGGCTGCGCAACCGGCGCTGCTCGTACCGGGTGAAGCGGGTGACACACCGATGGTGCGAGTACCTGGCGGCGCCTTCGTCATGGGGCGCGACAAGCTCGACGATTGGTATGACAACGAGGTCCCTGCGCATCGCGTCAATGTTGCCGACTTCCTGATCGACATCACGCCGGTAACCAACGCGCAGTTCCTGAGTTTCATCGCGGCGGGCGGCTACGACTCGCCGACATGGTGGAGCGCTGATGGCTGGACCTGGCGCTGTGCTCACACGATCCACGCGCCGCGCTACTGGCAACGCGACGACGCCGGCTGGTGCACGGCGGGATTCTTCAGCGATGGGGTGTTGCGACCGGACCATCCGCTGATGTGCATCAGTTGGTACGAGGCCGACGCCTACGCGCGCTGGGCCGGCAAGCGCTTGCCGACCGAAGCCGAGTGGGAGAAGGCCGCGGCGTGGAACCCGCGCAGCGGCGCGGCGCGATCGTACGCCTGGGGCGAGGAACCGCCCGACTCGTCGCATTGCAATAGCGAGCGTGCGTTCGGGACGACCACGGCGGTCGGACGCTTCGACGCGCGCAGCCCGAGCGGCTGCTGCGACATGAACGGTAACGTGTGGGAATGGACGGCCACCCCGTTCGCACCGTTTCCAGACTTCGCAGCGTATCCGTACGACGGCTACTCGCAACCCTACTTCGACGGCCAGCACTTGGTGTTGCGCGGCGGCTCGTGGGCAAGCCGAGGATCAATCGTACGCAACACCTTCCGCAACTGGTACGCACCCGCTACTCGCGCCGTCTTCGCCGGCTTCCGCTGCGCTCGGGACGCATGA
- a CDS encoding ATP-binding cassette domain-containing protein gives MIDLRAVTKIYPDGHVALREVSLHIEHGATVALLGPSGCGKTTTLKLINRLVSPTSGEVRVNDSDIQRSDAVELRRSIGYVVQEAGLFPHLTAQQNVEIVPHLLDWPEARRSERAKELFALLGLDLALHGPRYPAELSGGQRQRVGLARAIAADPPIVLMDEPFGALDPLTRRRLQLEFKAINARLRKTVVLVTHDVEEAFLLADRVAVLADGVLAQVGTPEEIRRAPASEFVASFLGLLGDL, from the coding sequence ATGATCGATCTGCGCGCCGTCACCAAGATCTACCCGGACGGCCACGTCGCGCTCCGCGAGGTGTCGCTACACATCGAGCACGGCGCAACCGTGGCGCTACTCGGGCCATCGGGGTGCGGCAAGACAACAACCCTGAAGCTGATTAATCGCCTCGTCTCACCAACGTCGGGCGAGGTGCGGGTGAACGACAGCGACATACAACGCAGCGACGCGGTCGAACTGCGGCGCAGCATCGGCTACGTCGTGCAGGAGGCCGGGCTGTTTCCGCATCTGACCGCGCAGCAGAACGTCGAGATCGTCCCGCATCTACTCGATTGGCCAGAAGCGCGGCGTAGCGAGCGCGCCAAGGAACTGTTCGCGCTGCTCGGGCTCGATCTCGCGCTGCACGGTCCGCGCTACCCGGCCGAGCTGAGCGGGGGCCAACGACAGCGCGTCGGGCTCGCGCGCGCCATCGCCGCCGATCCGCCGATCGTGTTGATGGACGAACCGTTCGGCGCGCTCGATCCGCTCACCCGCCGGCGCCTGCAACTCGAGTTCAAGGCAATCAACGCCCGCCTGCGCAAGACCGTCGTGCTGGTCACGCATGACGTGGAGGAAGCGTTTCTATTGGCCGATCGCGTCGCCGTGCTCGCCGACGGCGTGCTCGCGCAGGTCGGCACGCCCGAAGAGATTCGCCGAGCGCCGGCGTCGGAGTTCGTGGCGAGCTTTCTGGGTTTGTTGGGTGATCTGTGA